A genomic stretch from Corynebacterium faecale includes:
- a CDS encoding (deoxy)nucleoside triphosphate pyrophosphohydrolase, which yields MTKRIPVTGAVLLRDGLILAAQRGPDKALPGYWEFPGGKIEPNESPEESLARELAEELLCEATIGQHITTTAYEYSFGIVELSTFWCELNKGEPQLTEHSEIRWVEPEALTDLHWAPADIPTVELIQERFL from the coding sequence ATGACAAAGAGAATTCCAGTAACCGGCGCGGTGCTCTTAAGAGACGGATTAATCCTTGCAGCCCAGCGAGGACCCGATAAGGCGCTACCCGGTTACTGGGAATTTCCCGGCGGTAAAATTGAGCCTAATGAGTCGCCGGAAGAATCTCTCGCGCGGGAGCTTGCAGAAGAACTGCTGTGCGAAGCGACGATCGGCCAACACATAACAACTACTGCCTATGAGTACTCTTTCGGCATCGTTGAGCTCTCAACCTTCTGGTGCGAATTGAACAAGGGTGAACCGCAACTTACTGAACATAGCGAGATCCGCTGGGTCGAACCTGAAGCGCTCACAGACCTCCACTGGGCCCCTGCTGATATTCCGACTGTGGAGCTCATTCAGGAGCGGTTCCTTTAG
- a CDS encoding DEAD/DEAH box helicase, translating into MRNTDNVNGDVEQPDNVISSESQETPQGDSASADIASETPNNTVEDTAVSKGEEESTRVAEISEDADSANEADNASNVIEEHVNEDSSEDVTPSSNESSSTEAGNGFDVLGLPPQVLAAVRKVGYETPSPIQAQTIPVLMEGQDVVGLAQTGTGKTAAFALPILSRIDKSVRSPQALVLAPTRELALQVADSFQSFADHLGGLNVLPIYGGQAYGIQLSGLRRGAHIVVGTPGRIIDHLEKGSLDISGLRFLVLDEADEMLNMGFQDDVERILADTPDDKQVALFSATMPNGIRRLSKQYLNNPAEISVKSETRTATNITQRFLSVAHRNKMDALTRILEVTEFEAMIMFVRTKHETEEVAEKLRARGFSAAAINGDIAQAQRERTVDQLKDGRLDILVATDVAARGLDVERISHVLNYDIPNDTESYVHRIGRTGRAGRTGEAILFVTPRERRMLRSIERATNASLVEMELPTVDEVNEFRKVKFADSITAALEHSQVGLFRTLVKEYSEKHDTPLEDIAAALATQAQAGDEFFLTEQAADRDRGRDRRDDRGRGRDFEDRGRGRDRDRGDRPSRFDRNDENLATYRIAVGKRQHVRPGAIVGALANEGGLNSKDFGRITIATDHTLVELPKDLPQSVLDNLRDTRISGQLINIERDSGGRPPRRFERDDRGGDRGGFRGGREGGGDRGGRGGFRGGREGGGDRGGRGGFRGDRDGGGGRGGFRGGRDRDDRGGRGGWKD; encoded by the coding sequence ATGAGAAATACCGATAACGTCAACGGCGACGTAGAACAGCCGGATAACGTCATTTCGTCGGAATCTCAGGAAACCCCGCAGGGTGACTCAGCGTCAGCTGACATCGCTTCTGAAACCCCCAACAACACTGTTGAGGACACTGCTGTGTCCAAGGGTGAAGAAGAGAGCACCAGGGTTGCGGAAATTTCTGAGGACGCCGACTCCGCTAACGAAGCGGACAACGCGAGTAATGTAATCGAAGAGCATGTGAACGAGGACTCCTCGGAAGACGTAACCCCGTCTTCAAACGAGTCATCCTCTACGGAAGCCGGCAATGGCTTCGATGTACTCGGACTGCCACCGCAGGTTCTTGCTGCAGTGCGCAAGGTGGGTTACGAAACTCCTTCCCCAATTCAGGCACAGACCATCCCCGTCCTCATGGAGGGCCAGGATGTTGTTGGTCTGGCACAGACCGGTACCGGCAAGACCGCAGCCTTCGCGCTGCCGATCCTGTCCCGTATTGACAAGTCAGTGCGCAGCCCACAGGCTCTCGTGCTTGCACCAACCCGCGAGCTGGCACTTCAGGTCGCGGACTCCTTCCAGTCCTTCGCTGATCACCTCGGTGGTCTGAATGTTCTGCCGATCTACGGTGGACAGGCATACGGCATCCAGCTGTCCGGTCTTCGCCGTGGTGCCCACATCGTTGTGGGTACCCCGGGCCGAATCATCGACCACCTGGAGAAGGGCTCCCTGGACATCTCAGGTCTGCGCTTCCTCGTCCTCGATGAGGCCGATGAGATGCTCAACATGGGCTTCCAGGACGATGTCGAGCGCATCCTCGCCGACACCCCTGATGACAAGCAGGTGGCACTGTTCTCCGCGACCATGCCCAACGGCATCCGTCGTCTGAGCAAGCAGTACCTGAACAACCCGGCTGAGATCTCAGTCAAGTCTGAGACCCGCACCGCCACGAACATCACCCAGCGTTTCCTGTCTGTTGCTCACCGCAACAAGATGGACGCCCTGACCCGCATCCTCGAGGTCACCGAGTTCGAGGCAATGATCATGTTCGTGCGCACCAAGCACGAAACCGAAGAGGTTGCAGAGAAGCTCCGCGCACGCGGATTCTCCGCTGCAGCCATCAACGGTGACATCGCTCAGGCACAGCGTGAGCGCACCGTCGATCAGCTCAAGGATGGCCGTCTGGATATCCTGGTCGCCACCGACGTGGCTGCCCGTGGTCTGGACGTCGAGCGCATCTCCCATGTGCTCAACTACGACATCCCGAATGACACCGAGTCCTACGTCCACCGCATCGGCCGCACCGGCCGTGCAGGCCGTACCGGCGAGGCCATCCTGTTCGTCACCCCACGTGAGCGTCGTATGCTCCGCTCCATCGAGCGCGCAACCAACGCATCACTGGTTGAGATGGAACTGCCGACCGTGGATGAGGTCAACGAATTCCGCAAGGTCAAGTTCGCTGACTCCATCACCGCTGCACTCGAGCATTCCCAGGTCGGACTCTTCCGCACCCTGGTCAAGGAATACTCCGAGAAGCACGACACTCCTCTCGAAGACATCGCCGCTGCCCTGGCCACCCAGGCACAGGCCGGCGACGAGTTCTTCCTGACCGAGCAGGCTGCAGACCGTGATCGTGGACGCGATCGTCGCGATGACCGCGGCCGTGGCCGTGACTTCGAGGATCGTGGCCGTGGACGCGACCGTGACCGCGGAGACCGTCCATCCCGCTTCGACCGCAACGACGAGAACCTGGCCACCTACCGCATCGCGGTGGGCAAGCGTCAGCACGTCCGTCCGGGTGCCATCGTCGGCGCCCTGGCCAACGAGGGTGGTCTGAACTCCAAGGACTTCGGTCGCATCACCATTGCCACCGACCACACCCTGGTTGAACTGCCGAAGGATCTCCCACAGAGTGTCCTGGATAATCTCCGCGACACCCGTATCTCCGGCCAGCTCATCAACATCGAGCGCGATTCCGGTGGGCGCCCACCACGTCGCTTCGAACGCGATGACCGTGGTGGAGACCGCGGAGGTTTCCGTGGCGGCCGTGAAGGCGGCGGCGATCGTGGTGGCCGCGGTGGATTCCGTGGCGGCCGTGAAGGCGGCGGCGATCGTGGTGGCCGCGGTGGATTCCGTGGCGATCGCGACGGCGGCGGCGGACGCGGAGGTTTCCGTGGTGGCCGTGACCGTGATGATCGCGGTGGACGCGGCGGCTGGAAGGATTAA
- a CDS encoding amino acid permease, with translation MNASPTVSTETVQTRKFKGLRARHIHFIALGSAIGTGLFYGSAGAIQAAGPSVLLVYLLGGAVVYFMLRALGEMSVRHPVRGSFAVYTRAHLGGWAGYITGWMFAFEMLIVCLADLTAIGIYMKFWFPETDQWVWVAATLLIVGGANLASVRWFGELEFVFTLIKVTAVIAMILGGAAILAFGLGNSADVSGISNLWEHGGFFPNGVEGMIAAFILVLFAFGGTEIIGVAGAEAEDPEKSIPKAVNTVPLRILLFYVGAILVILALNPWQSITGEESPFVQIFSTLGVNWAAGLLNLVVITAALSAINADLFGAGRVLTGLAKENLAPKVMTKVSKSGVPVMTTVIMIIVLILGVVLNVVLPEEVFVIVASLATFATVYVWLMILLAQVASRRHMSPEDVAGLKFPVPFYPFGQYFAIAFITFTFGIMIWYDNYHLALGVGVGFLVVMTILYFATGRPKAIAPLNYEELDPRRI, from the coding sequence ATGAATGCCTCCCCTACCGTCTCCACAGAGACGGTGCAGACCAGAAAATTCAAGGGTCTGCGTGCCCGCCACATCCACTTCATCGCGCTCGGTTCTGCCATTGGCACAGGCTTGTTCTATGGTTCCGCAGGTGCGATCCAGGCAGCCGGCCCGTCGGTACTGCTGGTGTACCTGCTCGGCGGCGCCGTGGTGTACTTCATGCTCCGTGCCCTCGGTGAGATGTCCGTGCGCCACCCCGTCCGCGGTTCCTTCGCCGTATACACCCGCGCCCATCTGGGTGGCTGGGCCGGTTATATCACCGGGTGGATGTTCGCCTTCGAGATGCTCATCGTGTGTCTGGCGGACCTCACCGCCATCGGCATCTACATGAAGTTCTGGTTCCCGGAGACTGACCAGTGGGTCTGGGTGGCGGCCACCCTGCTCATCGTGGGTGGCGCCAACCTGGCATCGGTGCGCTGGTTCGGTGAATTGGAGTTCGTGTTCACGCTGATCAAGGTCACGGCCGTGATCGCGATGATCCTCGGTGGCGCCGCCATCCTGGCCTTCGGCCTGGGCAATTCCGCAGATGTCTCGGGCATCTCCAACCTGTGGGAACACGGCGGCTTCTTCCCCAACGGTGTGGAGGGCATGATCGCCGCCTTCATCCTGGTTCTCTTCGCCTTCGGCGGCACGGAGATCATCGGTGTCGCAGGAGCAGAGGCTGAGGATCCGGAGAAGTCCATTCCCAAGGCAGTTAATACCGTGCCACTGCGCATCCTGCTGTTCTATGTGGGTGCCATCCTGGTCATTCTGGCGCTCAACCCATGGCAGTCCATCACCGGCGAAGAGTCCCCCTTCGTGCAGATCTTCTCCACCCTGGGTGTGAACTGGGCCGCCGGTCTGCTCAACCTCGTGGTGATCACCGCTGCCCTGTCCGCCATCAACGCCGATCTCTTCGGCGCTGGCCGCGTCCTCACCGGTCTGGCCAAGGAGAACCTGGCCCCGAAGGTCATGACCAAGGTATCCAAGAGCGGTGTGCCTGTGATGACCACGGTGATCATGATCATCGTGTTAATCCTCGGCGTGGTGCTCAATGTCGTCCTGCCGGAGGAGGTCTTTGTCATCGTCGCATCGCTGGCCACCTTCGCCACCGTCTATGTCTGGCTGATGATCCTGCTTGCACAGGTGGCCTCCCGCCGTCACATGTCCCCGGAGGACGTTGCCGGCCTGAAGTTCCCGGTGCCGTTCTATCCCTTCGGCCAGTACTTCGCCATCGCCTTCATCACCTTCACCTTCGGCATCATGATCTGGTACGACAACTACCACCTGGCCCTCGGCGTCGGCGTCGGGTTCCTGGTGGTGATGACCATCCTCTACTTCGCCACCGGCCGCCCCAAGGCGATCGCACCGTTGAATTACGAGGAACTGGATCCCCGCAGAATCTAA
- a CDS encoding patatin-like phospholipase family protein has product MPLSSPQYFPDVALIIEGGGTRNAYTAAMVDQLIAHDIHFGWVGGVSAGSSHTVNFLSGDRFRTKASFVDFAADRRHAGIRPFLRGKGYFHAEHMYEIAPGADQEFPFDFDTFSSDPTPFQISAVRADTGETVYWGRESATDLSQLMKRVRASSTMPGFMPIPMIDGAPYVDGAIGETGGLMLQPAVDAGFTRFLVLASRPREYLRAEFTRPKLVAAALRRYPAVARGVLARPALYNETKQRLLDLEKTGQAYLFFSEDMKINNTETNLAKLRATFEAGMQQTQRDWPAVMEFLRG; this is encoded by the coding sequence ATGCCTTTATCCTCACCCCAGTACTTCCCGGATGTCGCACTGATCATTGAGGGAGGCGGCACCCGGAACGCATATACGGCAGCGATGGTGGATCAGCTGATTGCGCACGATATCCATTTCGGATGGGTTGGGGGAGTATCGGCTGGATCTTCGCACACGGTGAACTTCCTGTCGGGGGATCGCTTCCGCACCAAGGCCAGTTTCGTGGATTTCGCAGCTGATCGCAGGCATGCCGGCATCCGCCCGTTTCTGCGGGGTAAGGGCTATTTCCATGCCGAGCATATGTATGAGATCGCGCCGGGTGCGGATCAGGAGTTTCCTTTCGACTTCGATACTTTCAGTTCTGATCCCACGCCGTTCCAGATTTCTGCGGTGCGGGCGGATACGGGTGAGACGGTGTACTGGGGGAGGGAATCGGCCACTGATTTGTCGCAGTTGATGAAGCGGGTGCGGGCATCGTCGACCATGCCTGGTTTCATGCCGATTCCCATGATTGATGGCGCACCCTATGTGGATGGTGCCATTGGGGAGACGGGTGGGCTGATGCTGCAGCCGGCCGTCGATGCCGGTTTCACCCGTTTCCTGGTTTTAGCCTCCCGGCCACGGGAGTACCTGCGGGCGGAATTCACGCGACCCAAGCTGGTCGCTGCAGCGCTGAGGCGTTATCCCGCCGTGGCGCGCGGGGTTCTGGCCAGGCCAGCCTTGTACAACGAGACCAAACAACGCTTGCTTGATCTGGAGAAAACCGGTCAGGCTTATCTGTTCTTCTCTGAGGATATGAAGATCAACAATACCGAGACCAACCTGGCCAAACTGCGCGCTACCTTCGAGGCCGGCATGCAACAGACCCAACGGGATTGGCCTGCCGTGATGGAGTTCCTGAGGGGCTAA
- a CDS encoding pirin family protein, whose translation MTTFAVVRSASRDHWRDSAVLSRQSFPATGSFDLKASAFGLLMVHNDDIVSPGEGFDMHFHKDVEIVSWIVDGSIRHRDSGSDSPTVLVNGMAQHISAGSGVRHSEVNDNGYTSRQNARIVQSWLPADRAGTPPSHKAYDFTDTLAGSGAFIQVAGPDSPLPLGTSGASMWVAHLDDGGVATLLGGAYIHLYVIAGTFSAHGHDLNEGDVLRVTDSDELTVQGTGEVLAWVMERAIK comes from the coding sequence ATGACCACCTTCGCTGTTGTGCGCTCCGCTTCCCGCGACCACTGGAGAGACTCCGCGGTGCTTTCTCGACAGTCCTTTCCTGCGACTGGAAGCTTCGACCTGAAGGCCAGTGCTTTCGGCCTTCTAATGGTGCACAACGATGACATCGTGTCCCCCGGTGAGGGTTTTGACATGCACTTCCACAAGGACGTGGAGATTGTGTCCTGGATCGTCGATGGATCGATCCGCCACCGTGACTCCGGTTCAGATAGCCCCACTGTCCTGGTCAACGGCATGGCACAGCACATCAGTGCTGGTTCAGGTGTTCGCCATTCGGAGGTCAATGACAACGGTTATACGAGCCGACAGAACGCACGCATTGTGCAGAGCTGGCTCCCCGCCGATCGCGCCGGCACTCCCCCATCTCACAAGGCATATGACTTCACGGACACACTAGCCGGATCAGGCGCCTTCATCCAGGTTGCTGGCCCCGACTCTCCGCTTCCCCTCGGCACCTCTGGAGCATCAATGTGGGTGGCACATCTAGACGATGGTGGCGTGGCCACTCTTCTTGGCGGCGCCTACATCCATTTATATGTCATAGCCGGCACGTTTAGCGCCCACGGTCATGATCTCAACGAGGGCGATGTTCTCCGAGTCACTGACAGTGATGAATTAACTGTTCAAGGCACAGGAGAGGTGCTGGCGTGGGTGATGGAGCGGGCTATTAAGTAA
- a CDS encoding DUF3427 domain-containing protein, whose product MTSFKKNDSILPFGAYETPVTARIQERIQATRDESPTTVFSTAPGDDEATKDRYIQSLTQLVSRRLDSALRRTKNSSDRIALINQVIALLDHEDVIEDESLLYSVHPTALADPPPLPEIPLSGAALLTNAAKDQNMSAELRREFRTADSVDLICAFIKSSGIRVIHDELMELKNRGVPLRVITTTYCGATEAAAVDRLVNVYGAKVKINYDPKTTRLHAKAWLLRRNSGFDTAYIGSSNLSNSALVDGIEWNVRTSVATTPTIVDKFIATFDTYWNDSHFETYDPAEDQELLTDALGRAFGSSSNLIELSGLDVRPYPYQADMLEALQSEREEHNRHKNLVVAATGTGKTVVAALDYRNLCETAGSQPRLLFVAHRREILEQARKTYREVLKEPSFGELLATGSTPRNWNHVFAMVQSLNADRLNQIASDHFEIITIDEFHHAEAPSYRRIMDHFKPAELLGLTATPERGDGENIQKFFDYRIAYELRLWDALKLQLLAPMHYFGINDETDLTNVEWSRNSRDYDITALGDFYIKAGQKRIELILRELNKRIFDLNTMKALGFCVNIAHAHYMANQFNAYGLPAIAIDHHMSPQQRADAILKLKAGEVKILFAVDIFNEGVDIPSVNTLLLLRPTQSPTVFLQQLGRGLRLFPGKDVCTVMDFIGQQHENYDFEARYFALTGRRGQSLVNHIDHGFPNLPPGTNIILDEVSQDQVLANVKRATRNSLKTIHNRMTDEATTNLVEFIDNTGIPLPEIYRRDKVGWTTLLIDTGLVRRHDPSADELYFLNRLRGLLHVNDDHRARAYKNLLDENGPFEADMDNTMRTYARMIITVMWANQTARPTPDTIDDGLAELRTFPSLRKELGEILAVTLSESRRLPAQMPKAIGFGALYTHADYSLAEIMAALQDKPLEEVVKLPREGVKYLEELNLDIFFVTLVKNEKTFSPTTSYHDYAISPSKFHWESQSSASLKSKAARRYIHHKELGGTIIMAVRNTKENDVGLAGAYTLLGELDYVRHQSEKPIQFEWNLKRPMPNKVYAEGRAVV is encoded by the coding sequence ATGACCTCCTTTAAAAAGAATGATTCAATCCTTCCATTTGGCGCTTACGAAACTCCCGTCACTGCACGAATCCAGGAGCGAATCCAAGCCACGCGGGACGAATCCCCCACCACTGTCTTTTCCACCGCGCCTGGCGATGACGAAGCCACCAAAGATCGTTATATCCAGTCGCTCACCCAGTTAGTGAGTAGGCGGCTCGATTCTGCACTTCGGAGAACCAAAAATTCCAGCGATCGAATAGCGTTAATTAACCAGGTCATCGCTTTGCTAGATCACGAGGACGTCATAGAAGACGAATCCTTGTTGTACTCTGTTCACCCCACTGCATTGGCTGATCCTCCACCTCTACCCGAGATTCCGCTATCGGGTGCAGCACTGTTGACCAATGCCGCCAAAGATCAAAATATGTCCGCTGAGCTCCGTCGTGAGTTTCGAACTGCGGACTCCGTGGATCTTATCTGCGCTTTCATCAAGTCCAGTGGCATCCGGGTTATTCATGATGAGCTCATGGAACTCAAGAACCGTGGTGTTCCGCTGCGTGTCATCACCACTACCTACTGCGGCGCCACGGAAGCCGCTGCGGTGGATCGTCTAGTCAACGTCTATGGCGCGAAAGTTAAAATAAACTACGATCCTAAAACAACTCGTCTCCATGCAAAAGCTTGGTTACTTCGACGCAATTCTGGATTCGATACGGCATATATCGGTAGCTCAAATTTGTCGAACTCCGCGCTTGTCGACGGCATCGAATGGAACGTTCGTACCTCAGTCGCCACCACGCCCACAATTGTGGACAAGTTCATAGCAACATTCGATACCTACTGGAACGATTCCCATTTCGAAACCTATGACCCTGCGGAGGACCAAGAGCTGCTAACAGACGCTCTTGGTCGAGCATTCGGTTCATCATCGAACCTGATAGAACTTTCTGGTCTAGATGTCCGCCCCTACCCCTATCAGGCAGATATGCTCGAAGCGCTTCAATCAGAACGTGAAGAGCACAATCGCCATAAAAATCTTGTTGTTGCAGCGACCGGTACCGGAAAGACTGTTGTTGCTGCTCTCGATTATCGTAATTTATGTGAGACAGCGGGAAGTCAACCGCGGTTACTTTTCGTTGCCCATCGCCGGGAGATTCTTGAACAAGCCCGCAAGACTTACCGGGAAGTTCTTAAAGAACCCTCTTTCGGTGAATTACTCGCCACCGGGTCTACGCCTAGAAACTGGAATCACGTCTTTGCGATGGTCCAATCGCTCAACGCGGATCGTCTGAATCAGATTGCTTCAGATCACTTTGAGATCATCACCATCGATGAATTTCACCATGCTGAAGCACCTTCCTATCGACGAATAATGGATCATTTCAAGCCCGCGGAATTGCTCGGGCTCACTGCAACCCCAGAACGTGGCGATGGCGAAAATATTCAGAAATTCTTCGATTACCGTATTGCTTATGAGCTTCGGTTGTGGGATGCGCTCAAACTCCAGCTTCTCGCCCCTATGCACTATTTCGGTATCAATGATGAAACTGACCTCACCAACGTGGAGTGGAGCAGAAATTCACGAGACTATGACATCACCGCATTAGGCGATTTCTACATTAAAGCTGGCCAGAAACGTATCGAGCTGATTCTGAGAGAACTCAACAAACGAATCTTCGATCTCAACACCATGAAAGCTTTAGGGTTTTGTGTCAACATCGCTCACGCGCATTACATGGCAAACCAATTCAACGCCTACGGTCTTCCAGCCATTGCCATTGACCATCACATGTCCCCACAGCAGCGCGCCGATGCAATCCTCAAACTCAAGGCCGGCGAAGTCAAAATCCTGTTCGCGGTCGATATTTTCAACGAAGGTGTAGACATTCCTTCAGTCAATACGTTGCTCTTGCTTCGCCCGACTCAAAGCCCCACTGTGTTCTTGCAACAACTCGGACGAGGCTTACGCTTGTTCCCTGGCAAAGATGTATGCACGGTGATGGACTTCATTGGCCAGCAGCATGAAAACTACGACTTCGAAGCCCGTTACTTTGCATTGACCGGCAGACGTGGCCAATCCTTGGTCAATCACATCGATCATGGGTTCCCGAATCTCCCTCCTGGAACGAACATCATCCTCGATGAAGTGTCCCAGGACCAGGTACTCGCCAACGTCAAACGCGCAACCAGGAACTCCCTGAAGACAATTCACAATCGCATGACCGATGAAGCCACCACAAATCTCGTCGAGTTCATCGACAACACCGGAATCCCTCTTCCAGAAATCTACCGGCGTGACAAAGTTGGGTGGACAACTCTACTGATCGACACTGGACTCGTTAGACGTCACGACCCAAGCGCCGATGAGCTGTACTTTCTCAATCGTCTCCGTGGCTTGCTCCACGTCAACGACGACCACCGCGCCCGTGCGTACAAAAACCTTCTCGACGAAAACGGCCCCTTCGAAGCGGACATGGATAACACGATGCGAACCTACGCTCGGATGATCATCACCGTCATGTGGGCAAATCAAACAGCACGCCCAACTCCCGACACGATCGACGATGGGCTCGCTGAATTGAGGACCTTTCCCTCATTAAGGAAAGAGCTGGGAGAGATTCTAGCGGTGACATTGTCCGAAAGCCGTCGTCTTCCAGCACAGATGCCTAAGGCTATAGGTTTTGGCGCTCTATACACTCACGCTGACTACTCGCTCGCGGAGATTATGGCGGCTCTTCAGGACAAGCCGTTGGAAGAAGTTGTGAAACTACCGCGAGAAGGCGTGAAATATCTCGAAGAATTGAACTTAGATATCTTCTTTGTCACGCTCGTTAAGAATGAGAAAACCTTTTCTCCAACAACTAGCTACCACGACTACGCTATTTCCCCATCAAAGTTCCATTGGGAATCGCAATCCTCCGCATCTCTGAAATCTAAAGCAGCAAGACGCTACATCCACCATAAGGAACTGGGTGGCACGATTATCATGGCGGTACGCAATACCAAAGAGAACGATGTTGGACTTGCCGGTGCTTATACCTTGCTTGGGGAACTCGACTATGTCCGCCATCAAAGTGAAAAGCCAATCCAATTCGAATGGAACCTGAAACGGCCGATGCCTAATAAGGTCTACGCGGAGGGACGAGCAGTGGTCTAG
- a CDS encoding arginase family protein, whose amino-acid sequence MNTEPSDSWAGRVDGDNPEHALWYTTVRPLTAPEGASRGVATLGFASDEGNRRNHGPEGTALGPDAIRGVLGWFAVHDEHPRYDAGTIEVNDLERGHDALSDAVEALTRAGHLPIVLGGGHEAGFGSHRGAYRALGASPAIINLDAHLDLRDADQPTNGTPFRQVAELVGEEFTYSVLGVSKPNNTHFLFNAARDFGVTVTTDDELNALTPEQAANHALQLVGDVEHIHLTVDIDVLSEALAPGTGSPASVGVSLANVRAICAALAATGRLTLVDVVEVNPRLDLNNRTARVAARLIHEIAETHLKAVG is encoded by the coding sequence ATGAACACAGAACCTTCTGATTCCTGGGCCGGCCGCGTTGATGGCGACAACCCCGAGCACGCCCTCTGGTACACCACCGTGCGGCCCCTGACCGCACCGGAAGGTGCGAGTCGGGGCGTCGCAACGCTCGGTTTCGCCTCCGATGAGGGCAACCGCCGCAACCACGGTCCCGAGGGCACCGCCCTGGGCCCCGACGCGATCCGTGGGGTGTTGGGCTGGTTCGCGGTGCATGATGAACACCCGCGTTATGATGCCGGCACCATCGAGGTGAATGACCTGGAGCGCGGGCATGACGCACTCAGCGATGCCGTGGAGGCCCTCACCCGCGCAGGCCACCTGCCAATCGTGCTCGGCGGCGGGCACGAGGCCGGTTTCGGTTCCCACCGCGGCGCCTACCGCGCGCTCGGGGCATCACCCGCGATCATCAACCTGGACGCCCACCTGGATCTCCGCGACGCCGATCAACCCACCAACGGCACTCCATTCCGCCAGGTGGCAGAGCTGGTCGGCGAAGAATTCACCTACTCTGTACTCGGTGTGTCCAAGCCCAACAACACCCATTTCCTCTTCAACGCGGCGCGCGACTTCGGCGTCACCGTGACCACCGACGATGAGCTGAACGCCCTCACCCCGGAACAGGCCGCCAATCATGCGCTCCAGCTGGTCGGCGACGTCGAACACATCCACCTCACCGTGGACATCGACGTGCTCTCCGAAGCACTCGCGCCCGGCACCGGCTCCCCCGCCTCCGTCGGCGTATCCCTGGCCAACGTCCGCGCCATCTGCGCAGCGCTGGCTGCTACCGGACGTTTAACGCTTGTCGACGTCGTCGAGGTCAACCCCCGTCTCGACCTAAATAACCGCACCGCACGGGTAGCCGCCAGACTCATCCATGAGATCGCCGAAACGCACCTGAAGGCTGTGGGTTAG
- a CDS encoding maleylacetate reductase — translation MSLEFNHVTLAQRVLFGAGQAATNLKNEVDRLGVNRVMVIAGGHEAELARTVAGDIEVAVWHDDVVMHVPVETADKARSVATDNDIDLLVSLGGGSTTGLAKAIALTTGLPIISVPTTYAGSEATNVWGLTEDARKTTGTDDRVLPLTVIYDSELTLSLPVEMSVASGLNGMAHCIDSLWAPGADPINAAMAAEGIRALSSGLPMIVAQPQGIQGRDEVLYGAYLAALSFASAGSGLHHKICHVLGGTFNLPHAQTHATVLPYVLAFNAPFAPEAEKRAAAAFGTDTALEGLQALRSAVDAPKCLADYGFTAGGVPEAVAIILEKLPVNNPREVTADNLTTLLTAALHGDDPASLS, via the coding sequence ATGTCTCTGGAATTCAATCACGTCACCCTGGCACAGCGTGTGCTCTTCGGAGCAGGTCAGGCGGCTACCAATCTGAAGAACGAGGTGGATCGTCTCGGCGTGAACCGGGTCATGGTCATCGCTGGTGGGCACGAGGCGGAGCTTGCCCGAACGGTTGCCGGTGATATCGAGGTAGCGGTGTGGCATGACGATGTTGTGATGCATGTGCCGGTTGAGACGGCTGACAAAGCACGGTCCGTGGCCACCGACAATGATATTGACCTACTGGTGTCGCTCGGCGGGGGATCCACCACCGGTCTGGCCAAGGCCATCGCCTTGACCACCGGCCTTCCGATCATCTCGGTGCCCACCACCTACGCCGGATCAGAAGCCACCAATGTGTGGGGACTCACCGAGGATGCCCGCAAAACCACCGGTACTGATGATCGGGTGCTTCCCCTGACAGTTATTTACGATTCCGAGCTGACATTGTCTTTGCCAGTGGAGATGTCCGTCGCCTCAGGATTGAACGGCATGGCTCACTGTATTGATTCCCTGTGGGCACCCGGGGCTGATCCGATCAATGCCGCTATGGCAGCTGAGGGGATCAGGGCGCTGTCATCGGGGCTGCCCATGATCGTTGCACAACCACAGGGGATCCAGGGGCGTGATGAGGTGCTCTACGGTGCCTACCTCGCAGCACTGTCCTTCGCCTCCGCGGGCTCAGGTCTGCATCATAAGATCTGCCATGTGCTCGGTGGAACGTTCAATCTGCCCCATGCCCAGACCCACGCCACGGTACTTCCCTATGTGTTGGCCTTCAACGCACCGTTTGCCCCGGAGGCGGAGAAACGTGCCGCCGCTGCCTTTGGCACAGATACCGCCCTGGAGGGGCTGCAGGCTCTCCGGTCTGCCGTTGATGCACCGAAATGCCTCGCAGATTATGGGTTCACCGCCGGTGGAGTTCCGGAAGCAGTTGCAATCATTTTAGAGAAACTTCCCGTCAATAACCCCCGTGAAGTCACCGCTGACAATCTCACCACCCTGCTCACCGCCGCCCTCCACGGCGATGACCCCGCATCCTTGAGTTAG